Proteins encoded together in one Cicer arietinum cultivar CDC Frontier isolate Library 1 chromosome 4, Cicar.CDCFrontier_v2.0, whole genome shotgun sequence window:
- the LOC105851958 gene encoding zinc finger BED domain-containing protein RICESLEEPER 2-like, translating into MHMRCCAHILNIIVSEGLSDLDMSILRLRAAVKYARSSPLRFAKFKACVERSNSEYKGLVCLDVETRWNSTYLMLDSALKHQKAFEVLEIHDPKYSEELLKGKGKGVPTGLDWAKAQSIMPFLKMFYDATLRISGSSYVASNMYMLEVFGIGEKILKMCNSKDMCLKVMADRMKTKYDKYWGKYENLNMLLLISSVLDPRNKLKFVNWLITQNFNSFDATKLKDLLKTRLDELILEYSGVGEGFQSESQSTEFDLSGKEDLYSYNRFLMSAGSSSTEKSDLERYLEESLESRSSTNFDVLNWWRLNSSRFPILAKIAKDLLAIPISTVAFESTFSTGGRVIDEYRSCLTPQTVEALVCTASWLKGLRKSSSISDSLLVEDFKELEILEEEITSMKFGGACSVHVSLVVREIDENENFNLDAEDAKFGFFNFNLKPLLLLMMGIKTRGKTKPCCLDILCLVDAFTLVSHAFAGVELVSMDLKEQKLTLTGDIVLLASCLKT; encoded by the exons ATGCATATGCGTTGTTGTGCGCACATCTTAAATATCATTGTTAGTGAGGGGTTGAGTGATTTGGACATGTCAATTTTAAGGCTTCGTGCTGCTGTGAAATATGCTAGGTCTTCTCCTCTTAGGTTTGCGAAATTTAAAGCATGTGTAGAACGGTCAAACTCTGAATACAAAGGTCTAGTTTGTCTTGACGTGGAAACTAGGTGGAACTCAACATATTTAATGTTAGACTCGGCTTTGAAGCATCAAAAGGCATTTGAAGTGCTTGAAATTCATGATCCTAAGTATTCTGAGGAACTACTTAAGGGGAAGGGGAAAGGTGTGCCTACTGGTTTAGATTGGGCGAAAGCACAATCAATTATgccatttttaaaaatgttttacgaTGCCACCTTACGAATATCTGGTTCCTCCTATGTTGCCTCTAATATGTATATGTTAGAGGTTTTTGGAATAGGtgaaaaaatacttaaaatgtgCAACTCCAAGGATATGTGCTTAAAAGTAATGGCTGATAGGATGAAAACAAAGTATGACAAATATTGgggaaaatatgaaaatttgaacATGTTGTTGTTGATTTCTTCTGTCTTAGACCCCAGGAACAAATTAAAGTTTGTCAATTGGTTGATCACTCAGAACTTTAATTCATTTGATGCAACCAAAttaaaagatttgttgaaaactcGTTTGGATGAACTAATTCTGGAGTATAGTGGTGTTGGAGAAGGATTCCAAAGTGAATCACAATCAACTGAATTTGATTTAAGTGGTAAGGAAGATCTTTATAGTTATAATAGATTTTTAATGAGCGCTGGTTCGTCCTCTACTGAAAAGTCTGATTTGGAAAGGTACTTGGAAGAATCTTTAGAGAGTCGGTCATCTACCAACTTTGATGTTTTAAACTGGTGGAGGTTAAACTCAAGCCGTTTTCCAATTCTTGCAAAGATAGCCAAAGACTTGCTTGCCATACCTATCTCCACAGTGGCCTTTGAGTCTACTTTTAGTACCGGAGGACGAGTGATTGACGAATACCGTAGTTGTCTCACACCTCAAACGGTTGAAGCTCTAGTTTGTACTGCTAGTTGGCTTAAAGGATTGCGTAAATCGTCTTCAATAAGTGATTCACTTTTAGTTGAGGATTTCAAGGAGCTTGAGATTTTAGAGGAAG aAATAACTTCTATGAAATTTGGTGGTGCTTGTTCGGTTCATGTTTCTCTTG TGGTTAGGGAAATTGATGAGAATGAAAATTTCAACTTGGATGCAGAGGATGCAAAGTTTGGatttttcaacttcaatttgaagCCACTGTTGCTGCTAATGATG GGAATTAAAACAAG GGGCAAAACAAAGCCCTGTTGTTTGGACATTTTGTGTCTGGTTGATGCCTTCACTCTTGTTTCACATGCTTTTGCAGGTGTTGAGTTAGTGTCTATGGATTTGAAGGAGCAGAAATTAACCTTAACTGGAGACATAGTATTGTTGGCTTCATGCTTGAAGACTTAA